One part of the Cyprinus carpio isolate SPL01 chromosome A25, ASM1834038v1, whole genome shotgun sequence genome encodes these proteins:
- the LOC109099401 gene encoding cAMP-dependent protein kinase type II-beta regulatory subunit-like, translating into MSIEIPEGLTELLQSFTVEVLRNQPGDLLEFALQYFTRLKENETRGGAFGNELNSAARAGKAVNFIEEAMQIDSENGEEEDDDDEEFVAPVINRFVRRASVCAEAYNPDEDEEEREPRVTYPKTDEQRQRLQEACKDILLFKNLDQEQMSQVLDAMFEKVVVTGEHIIDQDDDGDNFYVIERGTFDIMLKADGTTRTVGSYDNRGSFGELALMYNTPRAATIIATSSGALWCLDRLTFRRIIVRNNAKKRKMYEAFIGTLPLLTSLEVSERMKVVDVLSTKVYNSGEQIIAQGDLAESFYIVESGHVRITMKRSKSKNDTEDEEVEIATCSRGQYFGELALVTNKPRAASAYAMDNVKCLVMDVQAFERLLGPCMDIMKRNIANYEEQLIMLFGSHIAIQEPNA; encoded by the exons ATGAGTATAGAAATCCCCGAGGGCTTGACGGAGCTTCTGCAGAGCTTTACCGTGGAGGTCCTCAGGAACCAGCCGGGGGACCTGCTGGAGTTCGCCCTGCAGTACTTCACGCGCCTCAAGGAGAACGAGACCCGCGGCGGCGCGTTCGGCAATGAGCTCAACTCAGCCGCGCGAGCGGGGAAAGCCGTCAACTTCATCGAGGAGGCCATGCAGATCGACTCCGAAAACggagaggaagaggatgatgacgATGAAGAATTCGTAG CTCCAGTTATCAACAGATTTGTCCGGAGAGCTTCTG TTTGTGCGGAGGCGTACAACCctgatgaggatgaagaggagagAGAACCCAGG GTCACTTACCCCAAAACAGACGAGCAGAGACAGAGACTACAGGAAGCCTGCAAAGACATCCTACTGTTCAAAAACCTGGACCAG GAGCAGATGTCTCAGGTCTTGGATGCCATGTTTGAGAAGGTAGTGGTGACCGGAGAGCACATCATCGATCAAGACGACGACGGAGACAACTTCTACGTCATTGAGAG GGGAACGTTTGACATCATGTTGAAAGCGGACGGCACCACGCGGACCGTCGGCTCTTATGACAACCGTGGGAGTTTTGGAGAGCTGGCCCTCATGTACAACACGCCGAGGGCCGCCACCATCATCGCTACCTCATCTGGAGCCCTGTGGTGCCTC GATCGGTTGACATTCAGAAGGATCATCGTAAGGAACAACgcgaagaaaagaaaaatgtacgaGGCTTTCATCGGGACTCTTCCACTGCTCACGTCACTGGAG GTTTCAGAGAGAATGAAGGTTGTTGATGTGTTGTCGACCAAAGTGTACAACAGTGGGGAACAGATCATTGCTCAG GGTGATCTGGCAGAGTCTTTCTACATCGTAGAGTCAGGACACGTTAGGATCACTATGAAGAGGAGCAAG TCAAAAAACGATACTGAAGACGAGGAGGTGGAGATCGCCACGTGCTCAAGAGGCCAGTATTTTGGAGAGCTGGCACTCGTCACTAACAAGCCACGGGCGGCTTCTGCATACGCCATGGACAACGTCAAATGCTTAG TCATGGACGTGCAGGCGTTTGAGAGGTTATTAGGCCCCTGCATGGACATCATGAAACGAAACATAGCCAATTACGAGGAGCAGCTGATCATGCTCTTCGGGAGTCACATCGCAATACAGGAGCCGAATGCATGA